From Juglans regia cultivar Chandler chromosome 6, Walnut 2.0, whole genome shotgun sequence, the proteins below share one genomic window:
- the LOC109005100 gene encoding disease resistance protein RPV1-like, with protein sequence MAIQLGGSSSSSSSSSSIHIWNHDVFLSFRGKDVRQKFISHLYQALRQNGINTYKDNVDLERGEPISSELFKAIVESRIAIIVFSENYAESKWCLDELLKILECKKLFKQIVLPVFYEVKPSDIREQKGSFGEAFTKLGKKIKDADIKQLESWKEALEEVAELSGLEYTAIGLDDESEFIESIIQWVNSRILNQTPLYVATYPIEIESRIRDIYQHLSLERNDIRRMVGIFGVGGIGKTTFAKDIYNRISDQFVGSCFLCNIKERSKREGLIELQKILLSEILGKKLDIYDADRGVNVIRERFRSKRVLLVLDDVDELDQLKKLAGDRAWFGLGSRIIVTTRDQQVLKFFEDDDSKYELKLWDDNEALQLFSLHAFKKDEPLDEYVELSKRVIKYAQGLPLALTVLGSDLKDQSRHQWKGALDKYESIPHRDIQGVLQISYDGLDDNEKEMFLDIAFFFNGEYLVDIKKIFDNYNFFPDDGIDRLIKKCLITIESGCVWMHDLLQDMGREIVRRESPLQPGERSRLWFHEDIRGVLEESMGTNKVAGMIIEMPKGEDAISLNSVAFSQMKRLRVLIVRNASFTSGPNYLSNELRVLDWFEYPLQSLPPNFHGKKLIIFRMSGHSLIKELSFIKCSIKFKDMTIMHFHDCDFLTKVPDLSSVPNLKDLEVDRCTRLVENFSKKPQVEIFKFT encoded by the exons ATGGCCATTCAATTGGGAggttcttcctcttcttcatcatcatcttcttccatCCATATATGGAATCATGATGTATTCTTGAGCTTTAGAGGTAAAGATGTTCGCCAAAAGTTTATTTCACATCTATACCAAGCTTTACGTCAAAATGGAATCAACACTTACAAGGATAATGTCGACCTTGAGAGAGGAGAGCCAATTTCGTCTGAACTTTTTAAAGCTATTGTAGAGTCAAGGATTGCGATCATTGTATTTTCTGAAAACTATGCAGAATCCAAATGGTGTTTAGACGAGTTATTGAAGATTCTTGAGtgcaaaaaattattcaaacaaattgTTTTACCCGTATTCTATGAGGTAAAACCATCAGACATACGAGAGCAAAAAGGAAGCTTTGGGGAAGCATTCACTAAACTTGGAAAGAAAATCAAGGATGCAGACATAAAGCAGCTGGAGTCTTGGAAGGAAGCTTTAGAAGAAGTAGCCGAATTGTCGGGGCTTGAATATACAGCGATCGGCCT GGATGATGAGTCAGAATTTATCGAAAGCATCATTCAGTGGGTCAACTCAAGAATACTAAACCAAACACCTCTATATGTTGCCACGTATCCAATTGAAATAGAGTCTCGTATACGAGACATATATCAGCATTTAAGTCTTGAAAGGAATGATATCAGACGCATGGTGGGGATTTTTGGAGTTGGTGGAATTGGAAAGACAACTTTtgcaaaagatatttataacAGGATATCAGATCAATTTGTTGGAAGTTGTTTCTTGTGTAATATTAAAGAAAGATCAAAAAGAGAAGGTCTGATTGAGCTGCAAAAAATACTTCTTTCTGAGATCCTAGGGAAAAAATTGGATATTTATGATGCTGATAGAGGAGTCAATGTGATTCGAGAAAGATTTCGCTCTAAAAGGGTTCTACTAgttcttgatgatgtggatgagTTAGACCAACTAAAAAAATTAGCTGGAGATCGCGCTTGGTTTGGTTTAGGAAGTAGAATCATCGTAACAACAAGAGATCAGCAAGTACTAAAATTctttgaagatgatgattcaAAATACGAGTTGAAGCTCTGGGATGACAATGAAGCTCTTCAGCTCTTCAGCTTACACGCTTTCAAGAAAGACGAACCACTTGATGAGTATGTGGAACTCTCTAAACGAGTAATAAAATATGCTCAAGGTCTTCCACTAGCTTTAACAGTGCTAGGATCAGATCTAAAAGACCAAAGTAGGCATCAATGGAAAGGTGCATTGGATAAGTATGAAAGCATTCCCCACAGAGATATTCAGGGTGTACTTCAAATAAGTTATGATGGTTTGGACGATAATGAGAAGGAAATGTTCCTTGATATTGCCTTCTTCTTTAACGGAGAATATTTGGTTGAcatcaagaaaatatttgacaattataatttttttccagaTGATGGTATTGATAGGCTTATAAAAAAGTGTCTTATTACTATTGAAAGTGGATGTGTTTGGATGCATGACTTGCTACAAGATATGGGTCGAGAAATTGTTCGACGAGAATCACCCCTTCAACCTGGTGAACGTAGTAGACTCTGGTTTCACGAGGATATCCGTGGAGTGTTGGAAGAAAGCATG GGCACGAACAAAGTTGCAGGCATGATAATTGAAATGCCCAAAGGCGAGGATGCGATAAGTTTGAATTCTGTAGCATTTTCACAGATGAAAAGACTTAGAGTGCTTATCGTTCGTAATGCTAGTTTTACAAGTGGACCTAATTATCTCTCCAACGAGTTAAGAGTACTTGATTGGTTTGAATATCCGCTACAATCTTTGCCACCCAATTTCCATGGAAAAAAACTCATTATCTTTCGAATGAGTGGACATAGCTTGATCAAGGAGTTAAGCTTCATCAAGTGCTCCATCAAGTTTAAG gATATGACAATTATGCATTTCCATGATTGTGATTTCTTAACAAAAGTTCCAGATCTTTCAAGCGTcccaaatttgaaggatttaGAAGTTGACAGGTGTACACGTCTAGTTGAG AATTTTTCCAAGAAGCCTCAAGTTGAGATCTTTAAATTTACTTGA